A segment of the Desulfurellaceae bacterium genome:
TTGACGCCGCTCTGGTGATGGCCGGAGAGACCTCGTTCGAGTGTTGCCAAGAGGAATGCGGACACGTCTTCGTCTATACGCCGCCGGTGTTGTGGAAGGGCAACGGTCAGGAATCCGAGACCGAGCCCCCGTCTCCCCCCGAG
Coding sequences within it:
- a CDS encoding zinc-ribbon domain-containing protein, producing the protein MVVACPACQTRYRVDAALVMAGETSFECCQEECGHVFVYTPPVLWKGNGQESETEPPSPPE